A section of the Nitrospirota bacterium genome encodes:
- a CDS encoding endonuclease III: MRQDQITAALRIVQREIRQWEEPVVGVVASLSNRDPFRILISCLLSLRTKDKTTHEASARLFALAHQPASMLTLPLKKIERAIYPVGFYRTKAKSIHAICRRLLDVYGGTVPDSIEELVTLSGVGRKTANLVVTVGYGKPGICVDIHVHRISNRWGYVKTKTPEETEQALRRKLPRPHWITFNDLLVPYGQNLCQPVSPFCSRCKLAKHCDRVGVTRSR, translated from the coding sequence ATGCGCCAGGATCAAATCACTGCTGCGCTTCGAATCGTTCAACGCGAGATTCGCCAGTGGGAAGAACCAGTCGTCGGCGTGGTCGCAAGCCTGTCGAACCGAGACCCCTTCCGCATCCTCATATCCTGTCTCCTCAGTCTCCGGACAAAAGACAAGACGACACATGAAGCCAGTGCCAGGCTGTTTGCGCTGGCACATCAGCCTGCCTCCATGCTCACCCTCCCACTCAAGAAGATCGAACGAGCCATCTATCCTGTTGGATTCTACCGGACAAAAGCCAAGTCCATTCATGCCATCTGCCGTCGCCTTCTGGACGTCTATGGAGGAACAGTTCCCGATTCCATCGAAGAGCTGGTGACTCTGTCAGGAGTCGGTCGGAAAACTGCGAATTTGGTGGTCACGGTCGGCTATGGCAAACCCGGCATCTGCGTGGATATCCACGTGCATCGGATCAGCAACCGCTGGGGCTATGTGAAGACGAAGACTCCGGAGGAAACTGAACAGGCCCTACGCCGGAAACTGCCGAGGCCCCATTGGATTACCTTCAACGACTTGCTCGTTCCCTATGGACAGAACCTATGCCAGCCCGTCTCACCCTTCTGTAGCAGATGCAAACTGGCGAAACACTGTGACCGTGTCGGGGTGA
- a CDS encoding 30S ribosomal protein S21 has translation MEIKVFNNNVEKALKVAKKKLAGEGLFRELKRRRFYEKPSVRKKAKQREAQRRRQKWLSKRKPE, from the coding sequence ATGGAAATCAAAGTCTTCAATAATAACGTTGAAAAAGCCCTCAAGGTTGCCAAAAAGAAACTCGCGGGGGAAGGGCTCTTCCGCGAACTGAAGCGCAGACGGTTTTACGAGAAGCCGAGTGTCCGAAAGAAAGCCAAGCAGCGCGAAGCGCAGCGGCGGCGTCAAAAGTGGTTGTCGAAGCGTAAACCGGAATAA